The Alistipes megaguti sequence GAAACGGAGGCCCTGCCCCGGGATCGGGAATACCTCACGGTGAAGGCCGACTACAAGGTCTCGCTCGTCCGAATCGCCGATATCCTCTACATCGAAAGCGAGGGCGAATACGTCCGGCTGCATCTGGCCAACGGAACGGCCATCACCACGCTTTTCCGCCTCAAGAACATGGAGACGGCCCTGCCTTCCGACTCGTTCATGCGCGTGCACCGCTCCTACATCGTCAATCTGCGGGCCATCCACTCCTACATCAAGGGGCGCATCTACCTCAACGACGCGGAGTACGTGCCGATCGGCGAAAACTACAAGGAGGCTTTCCTGAACTACATCCGGCAGAATTTCCGGAATCTCTGACAAGAGAGGAGGGACCCTCGAAACGTTCGGTCGCGTGAGCCGCAGGAAAGGCGGCTGGGCGCGGATGAAAGAAGCGCCCCGGGGAGGGTCACCGCCGCAGGTCGGGAAAACGGTCGAGACGGCGGTACTGCCCGTCGCAGAACTCACAACAGTAGTGCTGCAGACCGTTGGTCAGCACCACGTACCGGGCCCCGAGCACTGAATTGTAACGGACGGCCTGCGCAAAGGTCCGTCCGTCGATCTTCACGTGCGGCGCCTTGCACTCGGCCACCAGCAGCGGCCGCGCCGCATCGTCGACCACCACCACATCGGCCCGCTGAGGCTGGCCGTTGAGCTGCACGGCATACTCCTGCACGATGCGCGTGGGCTGCGCCCCGCACTGCGCAATCAGACAGGCAATCAGATGCTGGCGCACCCACTCCTCGGGGGTCAGCACCAGATAGATGCCGCGCAGCGAATCCCACACCTCAACCGCCTCGCCCCGCTGACGGGCCCGCAGCCGAATGGGCGGAAAATGGAGTTTGGGGAGGTCGTTCATCGCAGTCTCGAAAAAATTGTCTATCTTTACCGAGCACAAATATACGAATCTTATGCGGACGATCCTCGCAACCATAGCGCTTTTTTCCCTCTGCGGGCTTCAGGCCCAGGAGGCTTACCAGCCCTCGTTCGGCCGTGAGCTCCCGCGCGGAGAACTCATCGCCTACCCCTCGGCCGAGGCCGCCGAGGCCGCCGACGGAGGCGACAGCCGCTATTTCACCCGGCTGACCCAGTGGACGTTCGATGAAACGGCCGCCCGTTTCACCACGAACTTCACCGTACCCTTCGCCTGGGCCAACCGTCAGGTGCTGCTCCACGTCGGGCAGTCGTCGGGCGACTACGAGGTCTGGATCAACGACCGCCAGGCCGCCTACGTGGCCGACGGGAATTCGCCCGCCGAATTCAACATCACCAAACTGACCCACGAGGGGCGCAATCAGGTCGAGATCCGGGTCATCACCCCCTCGCCCACCGCGCCGCTCGAAAGCTGGCGGGAGAATCCCGAACCCACGCTCGGCGGCATCTGGCTGCAAAGCCAGCCCACGATGCGTATCCGCGACGTCGAAACCCGCACGCGTGTCGGCGAAAACGGATATGCCACGGCCGAGGTGGCCGTCGTCGTCAAGAGCGATGCGCTCAACCCCCGCACGTCGCGCATCCACTACCAGTTGATCGCCCCCTCGGGTGAAGATGCCGCCGCCGGATTCAAGGACCTGACCCTAAGGATGCGCGGCGAGGATACGATCCGCTTTCTGGCCCGCATCCCGGCCAACATGCTCTGGTCGCCCGAACTCCCGACCCAATACATCCTGCGCCTTAAGACGCAGTACGAGGGGCGTTATGTCGAGTATGAGGAGCTGCGGCTCGGATTCCGGCAGGTTGAGGTCCGCGAGGGGCAGCTGCAGCTGAACGGTACGCCAATGACGCTGCGCGTGCGCGAGGTGCCGGCCACGATCTCCGAAAACGAGATCGCCGAGCTGCGCGAACAGG is a genomic window containing:
- a CDS encoding type I restriction enzyme HsdR N-terminal domain-containing protein; this encodes MNDLPKLHFPPIRLRARQRGEAVEVWDSLRGIYLVLTPEEWVRQHLIACLIAQCGAQPTRIVQEYAVQLNGQPQRADVVVVDDAARPLLVAECKAPHVKIDGRTFAQAVRYNSVLGARYVVLTNGLQHYCCEFCDGQYRRLDRFPDLRR
- a CDS encoding glycoside hydrolase family 2 TIM barrel-domain containing protein, with translation MRTILATIALFSLCGLQAQEAYQPSFGRELPRGELIAYPSAEAAEAADGGDSRYFTRLTQWTFDETAARFTTNFTVPFAWANRQVLLHVGQSSGDYEVWINDRQAAYVADGNSPAEFNITKLTHEGRNQVEIRVITPSPTAPLESWRENPEPTLGGIWLQSQPTMRIRDVETRTRVGENGYATAEVAVVVKSDALNPRTSRIHYQLIAPSGEDAAAGFKDLTLRMRGEDTIRFLARIPANMLWSPELPTQYILRLKTQYEGRYVEYEELRLGFRQVEVREGQLQLNGTPMTLRVREVPATISENEIAELREQGYNTFKLLPGPVSEDFLNACDGQGICVIAQAPIDTQRSGDSRRVGGNPSNDPAWKEAYLERAWNSYHATKRHPSVIAFSLATRSANGINLYETYLKMKRIDEPRPFIYPEAGGEWNSDRLLME